The Buchnera aphidicola (Nipponaphis monzeni) genome includes the window TACTAAATATTAGTATTAGTTAATCCTCTACGCATTAAAAATTGCATTAATAGCAATATTGGACGACCAGTTGAACTCATTTTTTTACCAGATGTCCAAGCGGTACCTGCAATGTCTAAATGAGCCCATCTGTATTTTTTAGCAAATTTTGATAAAAAGCAAGCAGCAGTGATTGCTCCAGCCGAATTGCCTCCAATGTTACTTATATCAGCTATATTAGATTTTATTTTTTTAAAATATTCAGTAAACATTGGTAAATTCCATACTTTATCGTTAGTAATTTCTGAAGCTTCTAATAATTCTTGAATCAATAATTGATCATTTGATAATAAACCACTAGCTATGTTACCTAAAGCAATTACACATGCCCCTGTTAATGTGGCAATATCTATAACTAATTCTGGAGAAAATTTTTCTACAAAAGTTAAAACATCACATAAAATCAATCTTCCTTCAGCATCTGTATCTAAAATTTCTACAGTTTTTCCTGACATAGTTTTAATTATATCTCCTGGTCTAAAAGAAGAATCTCCTAACATATTTTCTCCAGTGGCTAGAACACCTATTACTCTTAAAGGTAATTGTAATTCGGCTAATATTAACATAATACCGTATACTACAGAAGCTCCACTCATATCATATTTCATTTCATGTAAACCAGACGAAGGTTTAATTGATATACCACCTGAATCAAATGTTACACCTTTTCCTATTAAAATAATTGGTTTACTATTAATTGGATTTTTACCTTTATAATTTATATTAATCATTAAAGGTTTATTAGAAGAACCTTGTCCTACAGCAGCATATGCAAACATTCCTAATTTTATTATTTTTTCATAATTAATAACTTCATGACTAATCCATTTACTATATTGCTTTGATAAATTGATTACTTGATTGGCTAAATAAGATGGAGTACAAACATTAGGTGGTGTGTTGGCCAAATTTTTAGCTGCTTTTATTCCTAACGATATAGCTAAGGCATGTTTAATAGCCATTACACCAATTTTTGAATCAATTTCAGTTGAAACATTTATTATTAATTCCTTGAATAACTCTGGTCTATTTTTTTTATAACTTTTAAATTCATCAAAAAAATAATTAACACTAGTAATATGTTCAATTATTATTCTAATTTTCCAATAAATGTCTTGTTCATATACAAATAATTCTGTTAAACAAATAAGAACGATTTTAGCAGTAATTTTTTTTAATACAATAATAAAACTTTGTAATATTTTTTTATAATCATACGTACTTAAATATAACCGTTTACCACAACCTATTAATAATACTCTACGACATGAAACATAAGGTACATTATATAATAATAAACTTTCTCCTATATTTCCGTTAAAATCTTTATAATTTAAAATTTTGCTCAAATACCCTTTACTAACTATATCTAATTCTTTAGCTGATTCAGAAAAATCGTTTGTTTCAAATATTGCTAAAATAATACAATCACTTTTTTCAATTTTTAAATTACAATTTTTTGCTAAAAAATTCATTTTGTACACCTTTTTAAAGTTAAATATCTTAATATTTATAAAAAGCATATATATTTTACATATTTATATATAAAAAAATATGATGTATAAGATTTTATAAATGAAATCAAAATAAAAAATAGACAATTTATTTATTAATAAATATTATTAATTAAATAAATTTAAATTATTGTTGTTGAAAATAATTATAGAATCTTAATTCTAATATTAATTAAATATATATTTATAAAATATATATTTTAAGAAATAAAAAATGACATTTTATTATATTTTATACAAATTGGATAATTTAACATATATTTCATATTACATAAAATGTATGTTACGTAACCATATTTTTATACTTTATTAACAATTTAATATTAAGTTGTCCAAAAAAATATTATTTATTTAATTAATTAATTAATATTTGAACTATTAGTGATAATAAAACACAGTATTTTTCTATGAACATAAATTGCACTTTTTAAAAAAATTTAGAAATTATGAATTATACATGTAAATTATACTTATTTAACATACGTAAAATAAATAATATTTTAGATTTTTTTAATATGTTTATACTATAAATAAATCTTACATATTGTAACTTTAATGTAATGACATACAAATATATGTATTATTAAATATTTTTAAAAGTATTTTAAAAAGCCTTTTTAAAAAATTACTATTACTATTACTATTACTATTACTATTACTATTACTATTACTATTACTATTACTTGCGTATAATATGTTTTTTATAACAATCAATAATTAAATTTACATAAAAATTAATAAATTCAAAATTTATATATTAACACTGATAGTATTAGAAAATAAATTATATTATTAAATTTAAATTTAATAATGATAGAGTTTTATATTTATATAAAATATAAAAACCTTAATGATCATTAAATAAATAATGTATTTACTAATATTAAAACACTTAATATACTTAAATAATAAAATAATTATTTATTTTAAGTTAATATATTGTTGAATTTTTCATAAATAATAAAAAATAATTAGTAACAACTAATACGTGAAAATAATAATAAAAATTATTATTTTTAAACAATAATAAAAAATATTTAACTAATTTAAATTTAAAGAATAATTTATATGAATACATTATACAAACGTAACTTTTTAAGATTATTAGATTATACTAATGAAGAAATTACTTATTTAATTAATTTAGCTTTAACGTTAAAAAATAAAAAAAAACAAAAACAAGAAAAACAATGCCTATTAAAAAAAAATATTATACTTATTTTTGAACAAGAGTCGACTCGTACCCGGTTTGCTTTTGAAACAGCTGCTTTTGATCAAGGAGCACATGTAACATATATAGGACCAGGTACTATACATATGGGATATAAAGAATCAATTCAAGATACCTCTAAAATTTTAAGTCAATACTACAATGCAATACAATACAGAGGAAAATCGCACCAAACGATAGAATTACTTTCTAAAAATTCTACTATACCTATATGGAATGGATTAACAAATAAATTCCATCCTACTCAACTATTAGCTGATTTATTAACTATTCAAGAAAACAGTTTTAAAAATAAACCATTATCTGAAATTAGTTGGGCTTATATAGGAGATACTCGTAATAATATAGGATATTCTATCTTAGAAGCAACAGTATTAATGGGTCTAGACCTTAGGCTAATAGCTCCTAAAAAATATTGGCCTGATAAAGACTTTTTAAATAAATGTATATTACAAGGGAAGAAATCTAATGCTAAAATTTTGTGTACAGAAGATATTGAAACAGGTGTTAATAATGTTGATTATATATATACTGATGTTTGGATATCTATGGGAGATTCTAAAAATATATGGTATGACAAGATTTGTGACTTAAAAAAATATCAAGTAAATTCTAAAGTATTATCTTTAACTAAAAATATAAATACTCAAATATTACATTGCTTGCCTGCATTGCATAATTCGCAAACAATAATTGGAAATTATTTATCAAATAAATATGATCTAAATGATGGTGTTGAAATTACTAATGAGATGTTTAAGTCAAAAAATAGTATTGTTTTTAAACAAGCGGAAAATAGATTACATACGATAAAAGCTTTAATGGTAGCTACTTTATGTAAAAATCCATATTGTATACTGCTTTAATAATATTAATTAATAAGAAATATTGATAAACATAGTATAAATATAAATTAATTAATATTTAAATTATTAATAAATGAATATAAATTACTAATAAAATTTTCTTTAAAATATAGATGATTTTTTTAATAAACTTATTGAAGTTAAATATCAATATAAACATTTTACTTAAAAAATGTTAATATTCTAAACATTTTTATTAGTAACGTTATTGGTCAACAAAAATATTTTTAGAAAATTTTTATTTGCTTTTAAGAAAATTCCTAAAATTTATAACATATATAATTATACTGACAATTGATAATTATTAAAATTTGTTTAACTATAAATAGTTTCTGTTATTAATATTATTTAAAATAATACTAATAATTATTAATAATATGTATACTATAAAAAACTTTATAAAAAATAAAAAAATAATGATAACTATATTACATACTAAACAAGCACCAAATCCAATTGGACCTTATAATCAAGGGTTAAAAAAAAACGATTTTGTTATAACATCTGGACAAATTCCAATTGATACTGTTTCTGGAGAAATACCTATTAGTATTATAGAACAAACTAAATTAGCATTAGAGCATATTAAATCAATTGTAGAATCATCTGGTTTAAAAATTAACAATATTATTAAAATGACATTATATGTTATTAATATATCTGATATTGAAAAAATAAATTATGTCTACAAAAAATTTTTTTTACAGCATAAATCAATATTTCCTGCAAGATCCTGTGTAGAGGTATCTAGATTACCTAAAGATGTAAAAATAGAAATCGATGCTATAGCCATAAAATAATTATTAGTGTATAAAATGTTATTGAATAATATGATATTTTTATTGTTATAAAATTAGTATTATGAATATGCCACCAAGTGGCATAAATACTAATTATATTATTTTCATTATTTTGGACATGTAAATATTACTTATAATCTTTTTTTAAAAAAACTAGAATTACTAGATTTCTCAAAACGATTACATCTTTTATTTGAAATAAAACGTTCTTTTCTATTTAAATTATTTAACAATTTTATTCGAATTAACTTATTTAAAATACGTGTATTTTTGAAATTACATAGTAAATCTTTAGATAATCCTTTGGATAATTCGATTGTAGCATAAGCAGGAAACAACTTTACGTTACCAATTTTACTACTA containing:
- a CDS encoding leucyl aminopeptidase; amino-acid sequence: MNFLAKNCNLKIEKSDCIILAIFETNDFSESAKELDIVSKGYLSKILNYKDFNGNIGESLLLYNVPYVSCRRVLLIGCGKRLYLSTYDYKKILQSFIIVLKKITAKIVLICLTELFVYEQDIYWKIRIIIEHITSVNYFFDEFKSYKKNRPELFKELIINVSTEIDSKIGVMAIKHALAISLGIKAAKNLANTPPNVCTPSYLANQVINLSKQYSKWISHEVINYEKIIKLGMFAYAAVGQGSSNKPLMININYKGKNPINSKPIILIGKGVTFDSGGISIKPSSGLHEMKYDMSGASVVYGIMLILAELQLPLRVIGVLATGENMLGDSSFRPGDIIKTMSGKTVEILDTDAEGRLILCDVLTFVEKFSPELVIDIATLTGACVIALGNIASGLLSNDQLLIQELLEASEITNDKVWNLPMFTEYFKKIKSNIADISNIGGNSAGAITAACFLSKFAKKYRWAHLDIAGTAWTSGKKMSSTGRPILLLMQFLMRRGLTNTNI
- the argF gene encoding ornithine carbamoyltransferase, whose protein sequence is MNTLYKRNFLRLLDYTNEEITYLINLALTLKNKKKQKQEKQCLLKKNIILIFEQESTRTRFAFETAAFDQGAHVTYIGPGTIHMGYKESIQDTSKILSQYYNAIQYRGKSHQTIELLSKNSTIPIWNGLTNKFHPTQLLADLLTIQENSFKNKPLSEISWAYIGDTRNNIGYSILEATVLMGLDLRLIAPKKYWPDKDFLNKCILQGKKSNAKILCTEDIETGVNNVDYIYTDVWISMGDSKNIWYDKICDLKKYQVNSKVLSLTKNINTQILHCLPALHNSQTIIGNYLSNKYDLNDGVEITNEMFKSKNSIVFKQAENRLHTIKALMVATLCKNPYCILL
- a CDS encoding Rid family detoxifying hydrolase, coding for MITILHTKQAPNPIGPYNQGLKKNDFVITSGQIPIDTVSGEIPISIIEQTKLALEHIKSIVESSGLKINNIIKMTLYVINISDIEKINYVYKKFFLQHKSIFPARSCVEVSRLPKDVKIEIDAIAIK